A stretch of Physeter macrocephalus isolate SW-GA chromosome 6, ASM283717v5, whole genome shotgun sequence DNA encodes these proteins:
- the SLC6A15 gene encoding sodium-dependent neutral amino acid transporter B(0)AT2 isoform X3 — MPKNSKVVKRELDDEVIESVKDLLSNEDSADDAFKKSELIVDVQEEKDTDVEEGSEVEDERPAWNSKLQYILAQVGFSVGLGNVWRFPYLCQKNGGGAYLLPYLILLLVIGIPLFFLELSVGQRIRRGSIGVWNYISPKLGGIGFASCVVCFFVALYYNVIIGWSLFYFSQSFQQPLPWDQCPLVKNASHTFVEPECEKSSATTYYWYREALNISSSISESGGLNWKMTVCLLAAWVVVCLAMIKGIQSSGKIMYFSSLFPYVVLICFLIRALLLNGSIDGIRHMFTPELEIMLEPKVWREAAAQVFFALGLGFGGVIAFSSYNKRDNNCHFDAVLVSFINFFTSILATLVVFAVLGFKANVINEKCIAENLEMIIKLVKTGNISQDIIPHHINFSAVAAEDYHLVYDIIQKVKEEEFPALHLNSCQIEDELNKAVQGTGLAFIAFTEAMTHFPASPFWSVMFFLMLVNLGLGSMFGTIEGIITPIVDTFKVRKEILTGLWKT; from the exons ATGCCTAAGAATAGCAAGGTAGTAAAAAGAGAATTAGACGATGAGGTTATTGAGTCTGTCAAAGACCTTCTTTCCAATGAAGACTCAGCTGATGATGCCTTTAAGAAAAGTGAACTAATTGTTGACGTCCaagaagagaaagacacagaTGTTGAAGAAGGATCTGAAGTCGAAGATGAAAGACCAGCTTGGAACAGTAAACTACAATACATCCTGGCCCAGGTTGGATTTTCTGTAGGATTAGGGAACGTGTGGAGATTCCCATACCTCTGTCAGAAGAATGGGGGTG GTGCCTATCTTTTGCCGTATTTAATACTGCTTCTGGTAATAGGTATTCCCCTTTTTTTCCTGGAACTTTCTGTGGGTCAAAGAATTCGGCGAGGAAGCATTGGTGTGTGGAATTACATAAGCCCTAAACTGGGAGGGATTGGATTTGCAAGTTGTGTA GTATGCTTTTTTGTGGCTCTCTACTACAATGTCATCATTGGCtggagtttgttttatttttctcagtcttttcagCAACCTCTACCTTGGGATCAGTGTCCTTTGGTGAAAAATGCTTCACACACTT TCGTAGAGCCAGAATGCGAAAAAAGTTCTGCCACTACCTATTATTGGTACAGAGAAGCACTGAATATTTCCAGTTCCATTTCTGAAAGTGGGGGCTTAAACTGGAAGATGACCGTCTGCTTGCTGGCTGCCTGGGTTGTGGTGTGCTTGGCTATGATCAAAGGCATTCAGTCTTCTGGAAAA ATCATGTATTTTAGTTCTCTGTTCCCGTATGTGGTACTTATATGCTTCCTAATCAGAGCACTCCTTTTAAATGGTTCAATTGATGGCATCCGTCACATGTTTACCCCTGAG CTTGAAATAATGCTGGAGCCCAAGGTCTGGAGAGAAGCTGCAGCTCAGGTGTTCTTTGCCTTAGGTCTGGGATTTGGTGGTGTCATTGCCTTTTCAAGCTACAACAAGAGAGACAACAACTGCCACTTTGATGCTGTCCTGGTGTCCTTCATCAATTTTTTTACTTCTATCCTGGCAACATTGGTGGTGTTTGCAGTTCTGGGCTTCAAAGCAAATGTCATAAATGAGAAATGCATTGCAGA aaatTTGGAAATGATCATCAAACTTGTGAAAACGGGCAACATTAGTCAAGATATTATTCCCCATCATATCAACTTTTCAGCTGTTGCTGCGGAAGATTATCATTTAGTTTATGACATCATtcagaaagtgaaagaagaaGAGTTTCCTGCTCTTCATCTCAATTCCTGTCAAATTGAAGATGAGCTAAATAAA GCTGTTCAGGGGACTGGTTTAGCTTTTATTGCCTTTACAGAAGCAATGACACATTTCCCTGCATCTCCCTTCTGGTCAGTGATGTTCTTCCTCATGCTGGTAAATCTAGGGCTTGGCAGCATGTTTGGAACCATTGAAGGGATCATCACACCCATTGTGGACACATTCAAAGTGAGGAAAGAAATTCTCACTG
- the LOC129392167 gene encoding splicing factor 3B subunit 4-like encodes MSSLLQEVGGVRDGTGDVLFCSGAGFPESLQSPAGSAGRTQRGSRSGLCVKGRRGGEVRRRAWRPGSSPPGARSLPPPPQPVGGRSSGGPGTWAPPSHPHSHTDTHPRAHAPARLHLVLFAWRTHRRSGVVPCQPAGQRPPPPCPRARPPSAAASLQTAPRGLGQSPGPDPLATAATVGTWTQQEAPAKTP; translated from the exons ATGTCTTCATTGCTACAAGAG GTTGGGGGAGTACGGGATGGCACGGgggatgttttgttttgctctggaGCCGGCTTCCCAGAGTCCCTCCAGTCCCCAGCCGGGAGCGCAGGGAGGACGCAGCGAGGCAGCCGCAGCGGACTCTGCGTCaaggggcggcggggcggggaggtGCGGCGCCGGGCCTGGAGACCTGGCTCGAGTCCCCCAGGCGCCCgcagcctcccccctcccccgcagccTGTCGGCGGCCGCAGCTCTGGCGGGCCGGGCACGTGGGCGCCTCCGTCACACCCTCActcacacactgacacacacccGCGCGCGCACGCACCCGCGCGCCTGCATCTCGTGCTCTTCGCCTGGCGGACACACAGGCGCTCAGGAGTAGTCCCCTGCCAGCCCGCAGGGCAGAGaccccctccaccctgccccagggcccGCCCGCCCTCAGCAGCTGCTTCTCTGCAGACAGCTCCCCGCGGCCTCGGTCAGTCACCTGGACCCGACCCCTTGGCCACTGCTGCTACTGTCGGGACGTGGACGCAGCAAGAGGCGCCGGCCAAGACACCCTGA
- the SLC6A15 gene encoding sodium-dependent neutral amino acid transporter B(0)AT2 isoform X4, with product MPKNSKVVKRELDDEVIESVKDLLSNEDSADDAFKKSELIVDVQEEKDTDVEEGSEVEDERPAWNSKLQYILAQVGFSVGLGNVWRFPYLCQKNGGGAYLLPYLILLLVIGIPLFFLELSVGQRIRRGSIGVWNYISPKLGGIGFASCVVCFFVALYYNVIIGWSLFYFSQSFQQPLPWDQCPLVKNASHTFVEPECEKSSATTYYWYREALNISSSISESGGLNWKMTVCLLAAWVVVCLAMIKGIQSSGKIMYFSSLFPYVVLICFLIRALLLNGSIDGIRHMFTPEKFGNDHQTCENGQH from the exons ATGCCTAAGAATAGCAAGGTAGTAAAAAGAGAATTAGACGATGAGGTTATTGAGTCTGTCAAAGACCTTCTTTCCAATGAAGACTCAGCTGATGATGCCTTTAAGAAAAGTGAACTAATTGTTGACGTCCaagaagagaaagacacagaTGTTGAAGAAGGATCTGAAGTCGAAGATGAAAGACCAGCTTGGAACAGTAAACTACAATACATCCTGGCCCAGGTTGGATTTTCTGTAGGATTAGGGAACGTGTGGAGATTCCCATACCTCTGTCAGAAGAATGGGGGTG GTGCCTATCTTTTGCCGTATTTAATACTGCTTCTGGTAATAGGTATTCCCCTTTTTTTCCTGGAACTTTCTGTGGGTCAAAGAATTCGGCGAGGAAGCATTGGTGTGTGGAATTACATAAGCCCTAAACTGGGAGGGATTGGATTTGCAAGTTGTGTA GTATGCTTTTTTGTGGCTCTCTACTACAATGTCATCATTGGCtggagtttgttttatttttctcagtcttttcagCAACCTCTACCTTGGGATCAGTGTCCTTTGGTGAAAAATGCTTCACACACTT TCGTAGAGCCAGAATGCGAAAAAAGTTCTGCCACTACCTATTATTGGTACAGAGAAGCACTGAATATTTCCAGTTCCATTTCTGAAAGTGGGGGCTTAAACTGGAAGATGACCGTCTGCTTGCTGGCTGCCTGGGTTGTGGTGTGCTTGGCTATGATCAAAGGCATTCAGTCTTCTGGAAAA ATCATGTATTTTAGTTCTCTGTTCCCGTATGTGGTACTTATATGCTTCCTAATCAGAGCACTCCTTTTAAATGGTTCAATTGATGGCATCCGTCACATGTTTACCCCTGAG aaatTTGGAAATGATCATCAAACTTGTGAAAACGGGCAACATTAG